One region of Sphingomonas adhaesiva genomic DNA includes:
- the dgcN gene encoding N-acetyltransferase DgcN gives MIPGPYLLYLGHSDDEIGIKTSRGLAAFRRDDCVGEWRHDDCPLTLDLPRMDAAAGRAAGARTLVLGIANAGGTLGADLIADALTAIASGMNVASGLHQRLRDEPRLVAAAAQAGVSLFDVRDPPAHLPVGNGRARAGNRLLTVGTDCSVGKMYATLTLRDAFRARGLAADFRATGQTGILIAGDGVPLDAVVADFISGAIEVLTPARDDDGWDLIEGQGSLFHPSFAGVSTGLLHGAQPRAIVLCHDPSRGHMRGLPHYALPGLAECLAANLSVARLTSPDVQAVGVALNTVKLDEAAARRLCAETADALGLPCTDPYRFGADAIVDWTLTCCAPSPHPMTASR, from the coding sequence ATGATCCCCGGCCCCTACCTCCTCTACCTCGGCCATTCCGATGACGAGATCGGCATCAAGACCTCGCGCGGGCTCGCCGCCTTCCGCCGGGACGATTGCGTCGGGGAGTGGCGGCATGACGATTGCCCGCTGACGCTCGACCTGCCGCGGATGGATGCCGCCGCCGGTCGCGCCGCCGGCGCGCGCACGCTGGTGCTGGGGATCGCCAATGCCGGCGGCACGCTGGGCGCGGACCTGATCGCGGACGCGCTGACCGCGATCGCGAGCGGCATGAACGTCGCGTCGGGGCTCCACCAGCGGCTGCGCGACGAACCGCGGCTGGTCGCCGCCGCCGCGCAGGCGGGGGTGTCGCTGTTCGACGTGCGCGATCCGCCCGCGCACCTGCCCGTCGGCAACGGCCGCGCGCGTGCGGGCAACCGCCTGCTGACGGTCGGCACCGATTGCTCCGTGGGCAAGATGTACGCGACGCTGACCCTGCGCGATGCGTTCCGCGCGCGCGGGCTCGCGGCGGACTTTCGCGCGACGGGGCAGACCGGCATCCTGATCGCCGGCGACGGCGTGCCGCTCGACGCGGTGGTGGCGGACTTCATCTCGGGCGCGATCGAGGTGCTGACGCCGGCGCGCGACGACGACGGCTGGGACCTGATCGAGGGGCAGGGATCGCTGTTCCACCCCAGCTTCGCGGGCGTGTCGACCGGGCTGCTCCACGGGGCGCAGCCGCGCGCGATCGTGCTGTGCCACGATCCGTCGCGCGGCCATATGCGCGGGCTGCCGCATTATGCGCTGCCGGGGCTGGCGGAATGCCTCGCCGCCAACCTTTCGGTCGCGCGGCTGACCAGTCCGGACGTGCAGGCGGTCGGCGTCGCGCTCAACACCGTGAAGCTGGACGAGGCCGCTGCGCGCCGCCTGTGCGCCGAGACGGCCGACGCGCTCGGCCTGCCCTGCACCGATCCGTACCGCTTCGGTGCGGACGCCATCGTCGATTGGACCCTGACGTGCTGCGCACCCTCTCCGCATCCCATGACCGCTTCGCGCTGA
- a CDS encoding N-acyl-D-amino-acid deacylase family protein: MKPMFALAALLAGPAVAQAGTTVDIVIRGGTIYTGASTAPVTGDVEIVGDRIVYVGPTRDTRAKQVVDARHRIVAPGFIDAHTHPDTYIRAADVRQHVNLPWLAQGVATIVTGVDGYGTPDVAADARKLTAGGVGTNIVPFVGFGAVRTRVLGRDDRAPTPAELAREKALVAGAMCQGATGFSTGLFYAPQSYAKTEEVIAVAREAASRGGMYDSHQRDESNYTIGLIASTKEAIRIGREAGMPVHIAHLKALGVDVQGMAPTLIATIEAARRAGQEVTADQYPWLASGSSVDAALVPGWAVDGGYARMIARFDDPATLAKIKAEMAENLRRRGGRESILLTAQGQPWTGRTLGQMATLWKLSPVDAAIRILRVPNRDRTDPAGSAIASFNMADRDVDLLMQQPWVVTSSDGSDGHPRQWATFPKKYRTYVVERKVITLADFIRRSTGATADIYRIARRGYLRPGYFADVVVFDPARYAPRADYVHPRVASAGVSALFVNGKLALRDGAATGAMPGRVLLRATPKGCS, from the coding sequence ATGAAGCCGATGTTCGCTCTCGCCGCGCTGCTCGCCGGCCCCGCGGTCGCGCAGGCGGGCACCACCGTCGATATCGTGATCCGCGGCGGCACCATCTACACCGGGGCCTCCACCGCCCCCGTCACCGGCGACGTGGAGATCGTCGGCGACCGCATCGTCTATGTCGGCCCGACCCGCGATACGCGCGCGAAACAGGTCGTGGACGCGCGCCACCGCATCGTCGCGCCGGGCTTCATCGACGCGCACACCCACCCCGATACCTATATCCGCGCCGCCGATGTACGGCAGCACGTCAACCTGCCCTGGCTGGCGCAGGGGGTGGCGACGATCGTCACCGGGGTCGACGGATACGGCACGCCCGACGTGGCGGCGGACGCACGCAAGCTGACCGCCGGCGGCGTGGGCACCAACATCGTGCCCTTCGTCGGCTTCGGCGCGGTGCGCACGCGCGTGCTGGGACGCGACGACCGTGCGCCGACGCCGGCCGAACTGGCGCGGGAAAAGGCGCTGGTCGCGGGCGCGATGTGCCAGGGGGCGACCGGCTTCTCGACGGGGCTGTTCTACGCCCCGCAAAGCTATGCGAAGACCGAGGAGGTGATCGCGGTCGCCCGCGAGGCGGCGTCGCGCGGCGGCATGTACGACAGCCACCAGCGCGACGAATCCAATTATACGATCGGCCTGATCGCCTCCACGAAGGAGGCGATCCGGATCGGGCGCGAGGCTGGGATGCCGGTGCATATCGCGCACCTGAAGGCGCTGGGCGTCGACGTGCAGGGCATGGCCCCGACGCTGATCGCCACGATCGAGGCGGCGCGCCGCGCGGGGCAGGAGGTGACCGCGGACCAATATCCCTGGCTCGCCTCGGGCAGCAGCGTGGACGCCGCGCTGGTGCCGGGCTGGGCGGTCGACGGCGGCTATGCGAGGATGATCGCGCGGTTCGACGACCCCGCGACGCTGGCAAAGATCAAGGCGGAGATGGCGGAGAACCTGCGCCGCCGCGGGGGCAGGGAATCGATCCTGCTGACCGCGCAGGGGCAGCCGTGGACCGGGCGCACGCTGGGGCAGATGGCGACGCTGTGGAAACTGTCGCCGGTCGATGCCGCGATCCGCATCCTGCGCGTGCCGAACAGGGACCGGACGGACCCCGCAGGGAGCGCGATCGCCAGCTTCAACATGGCGGACCGCGACGTCGACCTCCTCATGCAGCAGCCGTGGGTGGTCACCAGCTCCGACGGGTCGGACGGCCATCCGCGGCAATGGGCGACCTTCCCGAAGAAATACCGGACCTATGTGGTGGAGCGGAAGGTCATCACGCTCGCCGATTTCATCCGCCGCTCGACCGGCGCGACCGCGGACATCTATCGCATCGCGCGGCGCGGGTATCTGCGGCCGGGCTATTTCGCGGATGTCGTGGTGTTCGATCCCGCGCGTTACGCGCCGCGCGCGGACTATGTCCACCCGCGCGTCGCCAGCGCCGGTGTCAGCGCGCTGTTCGTCAACGGAAAGCTGGCGCTGCGTGACGGCGCGGCGACCGGAGCGATGCCGGGGCGGGTGCTGTTGCGCGCGACGCCAAAGGGGTGTTCGTGA
- a CDS encoding penicillin acylase family protein, translated as MFDRRSFLLGSAAVVALAPACRAKPQRPAGVATPSRTVVVAEASAPIEIADDEWGVPHIRAATIPDAFFGQGYVVARDRLFQIDLSHRRDLGRMAEAFGADFARHDAAARLFHYRGDPAAELARVPADVLACARAYCAGINARVAEVTADPSLLPAEYAILNVRPLTWDVRDFVLARGGAEGNADDEVRRAQLAALGLLELDAIVAPLRPAHRMTVPDGLDVTAVSEADLGVLRLGALPFGPQTPTREPGEPDTPLERANAGSNAWTIAPQRSATGRAILANDPHLGIGGFAPRHVAHLTAPGLDVIGGGAPGLPGIMQGHTDRFAFGRTNFHIDQSDLFVLELHPDDPERYRHGGGWKRFDRIDVAIPVKDAAPAAATLRHAVQGPVVSHDPARRRATVLATIGMQPGGSGAFAMIAINLAGDWASLKQAFVLHPSPTNFHYADVAGNTGWQVIGFQPTRKRGDGLLPVPGDGRYDWTGYTDFRRLPSEYNPAKGWFASANQNNLPADWPADRVPAYSFRDPYRYDRIAAVLSAQPRHTLADSVALQHDTLSLPAQAFVALLPAGASPAADMLRGWNARLDGASAAAALFEIVWRDLSRRMLGVLIPPRAQDLVTEIAPGVLVAEARKRPALVAASLAAGWDRAGALLGPDPAAWRWDALHQVRIAHPLSRIPAIAAAFPPIDGKGSGGDGYTVMARWLGNGPGWRTGGGASYLQVIDVGAWDQSLMLNLPGQSADPKSPHYRDQYDPWIAGQMHPMLYTRAAVDAHVRTVTTLSPGTRA; from the coding sequence ATGTTCGACCGTCGCTCCTTCCTGCTCGGCTCCGCCGCGGTCGTGGCGCTGGCCCCGGCGTGCCGGGCGAAGCCGCAGCGTCCCGCCGGCGTCGCGACGCCGTCGCGCACCGTCGTCGTGGCGGAAGCGTCCGCGCCGATCGAGATCGCGGATGACGAATGGGGCGTGCCGCACATCCGCGCCGCGACGATCCCGGATGCCTTCTTCGGGCAGGGCTATGTCGTCGCGCGCGACCGGCTGTTCCAGATCGACCTGTCGCACCGCCGCGACCTGGGGCGGATGGCGGAGGCGTTCGGGGCGGACTTCGCGCGGCACGACGCCGCGGCGCGCCTGTTCCATTATCGCGGCGACCCGGCGGCGGAACTGGCGCGGGTGCCCGCCGACGTACTGGCCTGCGCGCGCGCCTATTGCGCCGGGATCAACGCCCGCGTCGCGGAGGTGACCGCCGATCCGTCGCTGCTGCCGGCCGAATATGCGATCCTGAACGTGCGCCCGCTGACGTGGGACGTGCGCGATTTCGTGCTGGCGCGCGGCGGGGCGGAGGGAAATGCCGACGACGAGGTGCGCCGCGCGCAGCTCGCCGCGCTGGGGCTGCTGGAGCTGGATGCGATCGTCGCGCCGCTCCGCCCGGCGCACCGCATGACCGTGCCCGACGGGCTGGACGTGACCGCGGTGAGCGAAGCGGATCTGGGCGTGCTGCGGCTGGGGGCGCTGCCGTTCGGGCCGCAGACGCCGACCCGCGAGCCGGGGGAGCCGGACACCCCGCTGGAGCGCGCCAATGCGGGCAGCAACGCCTGGACGATCGCGCCGCAGCGCTCCGCGACGGGCCGTGCGATCCTGGCCAACGATCCGCATCTGGGGATCGGCGGCTTCGCACCGCGCCACGTCGCCCATCTGACCGCGCCGGGGCTGGACGTGATCGGCGGCGGCGCGCCCGGGCTGCCGGGGATCATGCAGGGGCACACCGATCGCTTCGCGTTCGGACGCACCAATTTCCACATCGACCAGTCCGACCTGTTCGTGCTGGAGCTGCACCCCGACGACCCCGAACGCTACCGCCACGGCGGCGGGTGGAAGCGGTTCGACCGCATCGACGTGGCGATCCCGGTCAAGGATGCCGCCCCCGCCGCCGCGACGCTGCGCCATGCGGTGCAGGGGCCGGTGGTCAGCCACGACCCCGCGCGCCGCCGCGCCACGGTGCTGGCGACGATCGGGATGCAGCCGGGCGGCAGCGGCGCGTTCGCGATGATCGCGATCAACCTGGCCGGCGACTGGGCCTCGCTGAAGCAGGCGTTCGTGCTGCATCCGTCGCCGACCAATTTCCATTATGCCGACGTCGCGGGCAACACCGGGTGGCAGGTGATCGGTTTCCAGCCGACGCGAAAGAGGGGCGACGGGCTGCTGCCGGTGCCGGGCGACGGGCGCTACGACTGGACCGGCTACACCGACTTCCGCCGCCTGCCGAGCGAATACAATCCGGCCAAAGGGTGGTTCGCATCGGCCAATCAGAACAATCTGCCCGCCGATTGGCCCGCGGACCGCGTCCCGGCCTATTCGTTCCGCGATCCCTATCGCTACGACCGGATCGCCGCGGTGCTGTCCGCCCAGCCCCGGCACACGTTGGCCGACAGCGTCGCGCTCCAGCACGATACGCTGTCGCTGCCCGCGCAGGCGTTCGTGGCGTTGCTGCCTGCCGGCGCGTCCCCCGCGGCGGACATGCTGCGCGGCTGGAACGCGCGGCTGGACGGCGCCAGCGCGGCGGCGGCGTTGTTCGAGATCGTCTGGCGCGACCTGTCGCGGCGGATGCTGGGCGTGCTGATCCCGCCGCGCGCGCAGGATCTGGTGACAGAGATCGCGCCCGGCGTCCTGGTGGCGGAGGCGCGCAAGCGCCCCGCGCTGGTCGCCGCGTCGCTGGCCGCCGGGTGGGACCGGGCGGGCGCCCTCCTTGGCCCCGATCCTGCGGCGTGGCGGTGGGACGCGCTGCATCAGGTGCGCATCGCGCATCCGCTGTCGCGCATCCCCGCGATCGCCGCCGCCTTCCCGCCGATCGACGGCAAGGGATCGGGCGGGGACGGCTATACGGTGATGGCGCGCTGGCTGGGCAATGGTCCGGGCTGGCGCACCGGGGGCGGGGCGAGCTACCTTCAGGTGATCGACGTCGGGGCGTGGGACCAGTCGCTCATGCTCAACCTGCCCGGCCAGTCCGCCGATCCGAAGAGCCCGCACTACCGCGATCAGTACGATCCGTGGATCGCGGGCCAAATGCACCCGATGCTGTACACGCGCGCCGCGGTCGACGCGCATGTCCGCACCGTCACCACCCTGTCGCCCGGGACCCGCGCATGA